Genomic segment of Phycodurus eques isolate BA_2022a chromosome 13, UOR_Pequ_1.1, whole genome shotgun sequence:
aatatttaatcttcaaaaaaggaaaacaaggatattggataaagcaaaactgatcgaagtcccacaacagataaccaaaccaaagtaacaaagaaacactttaatatctaaaactggaaacaaactatgacctgtgagtaagacgtggaatagtgatgacacctgacaatgacataccacaatgataaagacaactggcgactatgacatggcaaagacatgtgacaacgacaatgaaccgacaagaagtgaaagaaaccagggaactaaatacaaacaaattgacgagacaacgaggaacacctggacaagacacgagtggctggagagagctgattggtcgacacaaagtagacgagaacaggtggacacgacaacctaatgagcacacgacaaacatggaacacaggaaaacatggaacaaaactaaacacaacccaaaccaagacagaccatgacactatGCTCTCTCTTCACAGATGGTTTACTTATTGCAGGTGCATATGGGACACATCACCAGCGATAACTGGGGGTTCACAGTGGTTCCAAACCAGCGCAGCGAGAAAGGATTAGTACATTTGACAACCATTCAGAAGCATTGACAgttaggcagcacggtggtctCAGACTGGAGGATGGACTGAGTTCTGGAGGTGCATTGGAGGTGGACCGTGTGTTCAGAACCTTTCCCGGAGGCCAGTGTGATGCTTAACCGCTGAGCTCGCTTCAGGCTGCAGTCCACACACAAGCTACGCCACTTCCTCGTCAGCTCGCCTTGcacctacacacacaaatgcatatcAGTGTTAACTTTTAGAGAAATTTCAAAGTTGGACGCATCCCATGAGAATTTATGGGAAGAAACTGCAATAAACAAGGAATTTAGAAAATGTAAGGTTgctcttaactcattcactaaCGTGGACATTCCTATacatcaactggaatccaactgtttactgccactgacaaatacagtatattcgtAAAGTATGTTATTACTTACGCGTGCAAgtgtctcgcccagcttgtctctGAAATTCAAGCTTCTACATAACTAATGAGGAACAGATGCCAGCAGATGGCGTCGTTGCATTGCTTGGGATTTGAGATAGCACATCTTTTGAGTAAAAGACAAAGAACTGAgcatgtatatgtatggtatacACAGTATGTCGcagtaggtagtagaaagtCTGTGTTGTggtcgtgagaaaagatgatgcagTGCATGGagtgaatgtaaatgtaaatgtaaatgtaaaaaagctATTGACATTCAACTCAAGCCATGTCGCGAGTCGGCGTCGCTCGAGGCACGTTTCTTAGTTGTGTATCTGTAATTAAtggattattttgccatcaaaagttgttagtcttgtttttgttgtttttatagtttggggtgtcacaaaagcaaaaattatTAGCGTAAAAGTCCCTGTTCTGCTTcacgtttcttttcacaaaaagctcgtTTTCGCTATTTTCTGGtcataaaattgtgtttttactgaaaccaacccatgttctactgctgattactaaagaaatgaaaaagCTAAAAAACTTTCAGGTGAAAGAGAGTCTACTTTTTCCTTCGGTTTATTTAGTTCTTATTTTGTGACAGAACATATTTGGTAgctcttgaaagatcagtcaaaatgctctaaaacggctggcaatatgggaaTTCTGCTTTGAAAAGTGGAGTACAGACCTCACTGTTGAGGAAACAATACAGGATGGCAACCACCAGACCCTGAAAGGCATCAAATGCAAGTGATTTACCAttgaaaatgatgacaaatcAACATGATTGTGAGTAATAGTAACATAAACTGTATAATCTTATTCGTCAGTACCGTAacgttcattcattttccataaagcttctcctcactagggtcacgggggtgctggagcccatcccagctgactccgggtaaacggcggggcacgccctggactggtcaccagccaatcgcagggaacatataaacaatcattcacacctatgggcaatttagagcttccaatttacctaccatgcatgtttttgggatgtgggaggaaactggagtacctggagaaaacccacacaggtacagggagaacatgcaaactccacacaggcgaggccggatttgaacccgggtcctcagaactgttgaggcggatgtgctaactagtcgtccacggTATCGTAACATAGGAGATACAAAATTAACAGAAACAGGTTcgtgaaaacaaaacagtcagtCAGTGTGGGAGCACCTGGAAGGATCCGAGGGCCAGGTCGAAAAAGATCTTGTAGTCTTCGGCCATGGATTCCGAGAGCGACACAAAGACCACATAGTGGATCCCAAACAACGGAATGAGCAGGAGAGTCGACTTGGCCAACCgcctgaaaagtaaaaaaaaaaagaataagaataaattttttgaaatgaaatgatctAAAGTAGACTTCAACAAatcgaaattaaaaaaatgatactACAGTATATCATCGCTGTCGAGCAGAATCTTTGAATTTCCAAGATGACAACTGACCAGTTCCTCCTGCACCAAATCATCACAGCGatctatttttaacaaaacaggcaaactcaaatgtatctaacctaactATTTTTAGTTACTGtctaaaaacatccagactttaaAATCTTCACGCAAAATGACGAACTGACTTCCGCACAGTGAGGGAAGAAGtggatttttaagacacttctcagacagtttgTCAGGTTCGGGCTTTTTACGGTGTTGGAAGGCATGTCAAAACTTGGAAGCAGGGAGgccaggcaggagtgcaggaattacaaaaaaaaggatttatttacaaaaaccgGCAACCAAGGCacatggaaaaaatgaaaagtcttAAAAATCgataatcaaagtaacaaagaaacacttgagtagTGATGGGCAAATGATACCGACGCTTTGGAGCTTGTGTCACTCTTCCTGAAGCGGAGTGATTGGAAACGCTGTGTCGGAGCTTGTATCAAAACACCAGCGTCACGTGACCGATGGCGTTCGAAGCTTCGAACAGTCCCCAAATGACAAACCATTATCTTTAAAGGGTTTCCTTAAAaacaccacacaaacacacacacacacaaaacaatgtttctgaATTCACATGCCATGATCATTTGCAAAGTAGGAAGGATCTCTAATCCTGTGAGGGACTTTTAGTACAGTTTTGAAATAAAGCTCAAAACTTTAAATATACCcttggtgggttttctcaggggcactccggtttcctcccacatcccaaaaacatgcatggtaggttgattgaagactctaaattgcccataggtgtgaatgtgagtgcgaatggttgtttgtttctatgtgcctcccgcccgaagatagctgggataggctccggcagcccgcgacccaagtgaggataagcgataaagaaaatggatggatggatggatggaagggaaACAGTGCCAGTGCTTCAGTTGTCCACCAGTTGTCACCATCATTGAAGCTTTGAATCTTTTTCGGCACAATTGTTAGGAAAGCCTCAGTGCTTCATGAGGCTTCACTTGCCCACCACGACACTTGAGTAAACCCCAAAGACCAAACATGTCATCTGTCCAGACTAGAGAACAACAAAGTAGATTAAGTGTGGTAAATGTGTGAGTCAGCGACGTGAGGCGAGGTACCAACCCGTACTGCAAGTGGTCACCGCCACCCACGTCGGGACACTGCAGCTTCTGCACCAAGATGCGAATGATGCGGATAAAGAGCAGGAAGTTGACCTGAAAAATATCCATGAAGAAGAACcatcaaaacatgcaaaaaaattagCCACAAAGGATCAGTTGATTTGGTGCTGGAAGAGGAGAAATTGTACAGAGCAGATGCAGAATGCAGTACACAAGGTCTACTGACTAAACAAGTATTTAGTATATTTGCATCGcacttctgaggttctgggtttgaatcttgacttcttttcacatttcaaaaaccTGTTATcgtgttagcttcattgaagactaattgCCTTtaagtgtgaatatttgtttgttgatgtgtgcCTGGATATTGACTGGCGGCCAGTCTCGTCTCCTGACCAAAGTCAGCTAGAATATGCTCCAGCTCAACCTTACCACAATGAGCACTATAGCAAATGATTGGATACACACAGATGtattaataattacaaaaaaaaactatgattaaaaaaaatttgctctTTCCTCCTACCACAATCGACAGTCCAATAGGTCCATTGATGACCCAGTTAGGTATTGGGTTGTCATTCCTCTCCCAGCACCtgacaataaaaacacacatttagcTTTGAGCTCAGTCAAGAAGGAGCAGTTGGTTAACAACACAAGACGCTCTGACAAGTGTTTCAAATCAAGTGTGCAGCGACGTGAGGCATCACACCACACGTCAACATtcagaaacaaattaaaaaagacaTGCCGGCATGCAGAGACGTAGTACCAGATTATGGGCCTTCAGGGGTGGGTGCTGACGGAGTTTCCATTCCTTCCCTCCCTACTGCCGGACAGCCAGGGTCCCCCAGAGGGCCAAGGGCCCTGGGACAGTTgtcgtcccccccccaccccctgtaATTGGCTATGGTGGGGCTGTCACTCACCCTGTGTCCTCCAGATAAATCCTCATGAGCACCCATGTGAACACGATGACGCTCGGGATTCCTGCATCAAATATGAATCAAATATCTCACTGCTTTGGCTCAATACAATGCAACAACGACAATAAATGACAGCGGTACCTTCACTTACGAGTTTGATTCACTGAGTGACCAAGCTCCTTACTCAATTTACTTATATATGAAATTGATTTTCCCCATATGCCTTAGTcccctgggggcagtataatacatccatccattttctgtaccgcttttcctcactaggctcgcagacgtgccggagcctatcccaggtatcttcgggcgagaggcagggtacacccggatctggttgccagtcaattgcagtgcacatataaacaaacaaccatttgcactcacattcacacctacgggcaatttagagtcttcaatcaacctaccacgcatgtttttgggatgtgggaggaaaccggagtacccctGAGAAAAcacacggaggcacggggagaacacgcaaactccacacaggcggggccaggatttgaaccccggtcctcaaaactgtgaggcagatgtgttaaccagttgtccaccgtgccgcctcagtataatacagacatacagataaAAGAAGGTGGTCACAACTTCTCAGTAAGCCAaactaatattagttgttctctggagaggataaagaaaataggcctctgaatattgttttattacccgtctacatgtgttgctctaccgtttgtgttcaaatagcccaTGCTTGGAGGGTTATAAAAGGCCacttgttagcctgtctatggaatttcccattatgtgttagcattaagctatcagACATTAAGGCAATGTGGGAGTGCCAATAATCaaattgaagcctcttttttaaagaattgttcactatctgccaaattgctgcttgttgtgaagtttgctggcACCAgtacagtgctcgtatctcgAGTTTTTGCTTGCAAAAATTCTCCGAACAGTgccttgtatctcgaaaaacttgtcAGACAGGTCACTTGCatttcaaggcaccgctgtaatGTGGATAGCTATAGTGATGTGGATAAATATAGTAATGTGGTTAGATCCAGTAATGTTATTAGATATAGTAATGTGATTAGATAAAGTAatatggatatactgtatatagtcgTGATTAAATAAAGTTGTGTGGTTAGATACAGTATTGTGGATTACCCCATCCGATGAGCATGTAGACCACAAAGTGTGTGTTCTGTGAGAACATGGCTACCAGGAGGGTGTGGAGATACAAGGCTTCCACCAGCAGCCAGAAGAAGTTGGCCATGATGAAGTACTGCAACAACACCAGGCTGGCTCGACACGccacctgacacacacacacgcagcgtTAATGAGGCTGTGATGCTTATCAGTTTCAACACTCATCAGAAGACGGCTCAGCATTCCCTGTCGGAGGATTTCACGTTCCACCGAGAACACTTTCTAGATTAGTCCTTGccacaaagaggaaaaatgcaaatgagcagGCAAAGCAGTGTTTGAGTCACGCGTGCTCGTGCGTGTACCAAATGAAGCGTCTCACCAGCGAGGGCTGAGCAGAGCAATGCGCCGCGCGGCCGAACAGAAAGTGGTCCTTCGCCAGCACAGCGGCCGCTCTCAGAATGAAGGACAGGAACAGGTTGAGGTGGATGGAGTTCCTGGTGCAGTGCAGCTTCCTGTGCGCCAAATCACAATCGTCACCATTACGGTCcatgctgccttgagatacaatttGCATTTGTTGCGCAACCATGCCAAAAACtctcttatctcaaatcatctttccccattgaaatgaaaggaaatgctattaatctgttcGAGACTCCCCTCAAAAAcccaacattttgtgtttgtgtttttccaatgagaaaaatagcactctataatattgtactttgtaaaaacacgtaataatgacataattatatagaatgtaaataatgaaaaaatctTTTCCAAATTTTTCGCcccaattcaatggacattgtgctttGTGTGTCTTCTGGTATCCGCACTTTGGCCACCTGAGTGCAGTGCAACACAAACATACGGATTCGGTAAATTGAATTAATTTtagttgttcttcgcagaggataaagaataaatacctgtgagtattgtgacATCTGTTGACGTGTTGCTCCACTTTATGTGTCCAAATATCCGTCGCTTGAAGAGTTCTACAACCGTGACTATctatgctaactgttagcatgtcaattGCATTGTCCATTTTatcttagcattaagctagcaagcCATTCTTAAGGCaactttgtttggttgttttaaatacacaacatgcaattgtctttgttttatgtttgacagTAAGCTTCATCTGGGAGTAGCAATAAACAGCCTCTttctttaacaaaaacaaaactgctttttgctgtgaagtgagttggGTTCGCTGCCACCATACGGCGTTGTATCTCtagacacccacacacacaagaagTGAGAAGCCCATATTAGGGCCTACGTTTAATCTCTCTATTGTTATGAGGCAAGTTGTCCTCCAGGCGTCGAAGccatggacaattttgagatTTCGGAGGCCGTTGTGCGAACGGCAGCCTCTTTTCATTTCCTAcacaatcaaatgtttttctcgCTTTTCCTAATCCTGCATAACAATAATGAGCGAGTGATGTCACACATTCAGATCATCACCGTGATCTTCTTCAACACAGCAGTCTGGATTTGGCTTCCTTCCAGATATACTATGTGCGGACAATATGCAAATGAATCATCAGGAGTTAGATTAATGAACtgaatttaaattgtttttcttatcaAGAGATTTTGGGCAATTGGATGCTTccatgtgtcccaatacttttggctAAAATCCaacttttcttcacttcctgtatGTTTTCCAATATATTTGTCAAGCTTTGCATTTTCTTGACTTCCTGTAAGTGTCCCATTTTTTTGGTCCAGATTTTCTGCACTTTTCAACTTCCTGCCCGTGTCGCAAAACAAATTCCACTTAATCACTCCCAATGTTTGTCCCAAACGTTTTTGGGAAGGTAAACTCTACATGTGTCCaaatgtttcttcacttcctggaGCTGTCGCAAAACTTTAGTCCACGTTTTCCGCACTGCTCACTTCCTGTAAGTGTCCCAATCCTTTTGTGTCATCTTACAAAAGCTCTAGTGCACCCCCTGCTGTGAAACAGGATGATGAGAAGATTGTGTCTCACCTGAAGAAGCAAAGGACAGCACTCCCGGTGGTGAGGAAGATGAGGGACAGGCTGTGGCCCAGTGTGTACAATGTCTGCACTAGCACGTAGAACACCAGCTGAACACCCACACAATACACAAACACTAAAAAGGGGTGTCAAGAACATTGCTAAATATGATGCTAAAAGCAATTACTGTATGCTTACAGTGGTGGTTATGCCAAGAGTGGTTCTAGCCACATTGCTAACAATGACGCTAACAATAAGTGCTAAAATGGCAACAGTGGGGCTAACAACTATGCTATGCTAACTAAGCTAAGTAGCTACAAACTCGGTTTGTAGCTAACAATGTTTGTATCAGCCGAAAACATTTTCAGGTGATGCGCTGGTTGACTTTTGGATGCTACGTTAGCTTAGCATCGTGATTGGGTTTGTGGATCGAAACTTGTGTCGCTCTCCCTTGTGTCTGAGTGTCACAATGTAGTAATTTATCCAGTTAAGTGAACAAACACAAGGGTGAATTCACGACACATCGGCGACCCCAACTGAACTGAATTGAACCCAGAACCGTGGCAGGGAGCTGCAATTAGC
This window contains:
- the vipr2 gene encoding vasoactive intestinal polypeptide receptor 2 isoform X6; its protein translation is MKSFILFLAFFSASLLMACGRHPTCNFLVEVEKDHAECVKRLKEEERRAPHEEAGCKGTWDNVTCWEHTGIGQTATIPCPRFLTTVFGTNGNISRKCTASGWSDVFPNITSACGSDTRQDKLVFYVLVQTLYTLGHSLSLIFLTTGSAVLCFFRKLHCTRNSIHLNLFLSFILRAAAVLAKDHFLFGRAAHCSAQPSLVACRASLVLLQYFIMANFFWLLVEALYLHTLLVAMFSQNTHFVVYMLIGWGNPLKIMVCHLGTVRSFERHRSRDAGVLIQAPTQRFQSLRFRKSDTSSKASAVGQVDSPAHSVVWDPLCGLCVALGIHGRRLQDLFRPGPRILPGSGGCHPVLFPQQ
- the vipr2 gene encoding vasoactive intestinal polypeptide receptor 2 isoform X2; the protein is MKSFILFLAFFSASLLMACGRHPTCNFLVEVEKDHAECVKRLKEEERRAPHEEAGCKGTWDNVTCWEHTGIGQTATIPCPRFLTTVFGTNGNISRKCTASGWSDVFPNITSACGSDTRQDKLVFYVLVQTLYTLGHSLSLIFLTTGSAVLCFFRKLHCTRNSIHLNLFLSFILRAAAVLAKDHFLFGRAAHCSAQPSLVACRASLVLLQYFIMANFFWLLVEALYLHTLLVAMFSQNTHFVVYMLIGWGIPSVIVFTWVLMRIYLEDTGSTSCSLSASFASWCRSCSVPTWVAVTTCSTGNPLKIMVCHLGTVRSFERHRSRDAGVLIQAPTQRFQSLRFRKSDTSSKASAVGQVDSPAHSVVWDPLCGLCVALGIHGRRLQDLFRPGPRILPGSGGCHPVLFPQQ
- the vipr2 gene encoding vasoactive intestinal polypeptide receptor 2 isoform X4, with the translated sequence MKSFILFLAFFSASLLMACGRHPTCNFLVEVEKDHAECVKRLKEEERRAPHEEAGCKGTWDNVTCWEHTGIGQTATIPCPRFLTTVFGTNGNISRKCTASGWSDVFPNITSACGSDTRQDKLVFYVLVQTLYTLGHSLSLIFLTTGSAVLCFFRKLHCTRNSIHLNLFLSFILRAAAVLAKDHFLFGRAAHCSAQPSLVACRASLVLLQYFIMANFFWLLVEALYLHTLLVAMFSQNTHFVVYMLIGWGIPSVIVFTWVLMRIYLEDTGSTSCSLSASFASWCRSCSVPTWVAVTTCSTGGWPSRLSCSFRCLGSTMWSLCRSRNPWPKTTRSFSTWPSDPSRVWWLPSCIVSSTVRSVLHFSKQNSHIASRFRAF
- the vipr2 gene encoding vasoactive intestinal polypeptide receptor 2 isoform X3 codes for the protein MKSFILFLAFFSASLLMACGRHPTCNFLVEVEKDHAECVKRLKEEERRAPHEEAGCKGTWDNVTCWEHTGIGQTATIPCPRFLTTVFGTNGNISRKCTASGWSDVFPNITSACGSDTRQDKEAALHQELHPPQPVPVLHSESGRCAGEGPLSVRPRGALLCSALAGGVSSQPGVVAVLHHGQLLLAAGGSLVSPHPPGSHVLTEHTLCGLHAHRMGNPERHRVHMGAHEDLSGGHRVNFLLFIRIIRILVQKLQCPDVGGGDHLQYGRLAKSTLLLIPLFGIHYVVFVSLSESMAEDYKIFFDLALGSFQGLVVAILYCFLNSEVQGELTRKWRSLCVDCSLKRAQRLSITLASGKGSEHTVHLQCTSRTQSILQSETTVLPNCQCF
- the vipr2 gene encoding vasoactive intestinal polypeptide receptor 2 isoform X5; translation: MKSFILFLAFFSASLLMACGRHPTCNFLVEVEKDHAECVKRLKEEERRAPHEEAGCKGTWDNVTCWEHTGIGQTATIPCPRFLTTVFGTNGNISRKCTASGWSDVFPNITSACGSDTRQDKLVFYVLVQTLYTLGHSLSLIFLTTGSAVLCFFRKLHCTRNSIHLNLFLSFILRAAAVLAKDHFLFGRAAHCSAQPSLVACRASLVLLQYFIMANFFWLLVEALYLHTLLVAMFSQNTHFVVYMLIGWGIPSVIVFTWVLMRIYLEDTGSTSCSLSASFASWCRSCSVPTWVAVTTCSTGGWPSRLSCSFRCLGSTMWSLCRSRNPWPKTTRSFSTWPSDPSRVWWLPSCIVSSTVRCKAS
- the vipr2 gene encoding vasoactive intestinal polypeptide receptor 2 isoform X1, yielding MKSFILFLAFFSASLLMACGRHPTCNFLVEVEKDHAECVKRLKEEERRAPHEEAGCKGTWDNVTCWEHTGIGQTATIPCPRFLTTVFGTNGNISRKCTASGWSDVFPNITSACGSDTRQDKLVFYVLVQTLYTLGHSLSLIFLTTGSAVLCFFRKLHCTRNSIHLNLFLSFILRAAAVLAKDHFLFGRAAHCSAQPSLVACRASLVLLQYFIMANFFWLLVEALYLHTLLVAMFSQNTHFVVYMLIGWGIPSVIVFTWVLMRIYLEDTGCWERNDNPIPNWVINGPIGLSIVVNFLLFIRIIRILVQKLQCPDVGGGDHLQYGRLAKSTLLLIPLFGIHYVVFVSLSESMAEDYKIFFDLALGSFQGLVVAILYCFLNSEVQGELTRKWRSLCVDCSLKRAQRLSITLASGKGSEHTVHLQCTSRTQSILQSETTVLPNCQCF